The genomic interval TGGCAGGTAATTTAGTGGATGTGGTTATGATACGACCGTTACTGTGCTCTTTAGTACTGCTTGTTTGAACAATTTCCCTCGACAGGTTGTAAATCTTAAGGAGGCTCGGGATTTCTCTTTGAACAAGAAGTTCATATACGTATTCAAGGTAATACAAACATGCGCCATTCACAGATTatcactatattttttttttccgttccttttctttttgatggaTTTTCTATTCAGCTGAGATGAGGGGTGCTAGTGAGGGGAGATAGGTTATCCTACTCTTTTGGTTTGATCTAactaaaattctaattattgttattatcgTCGATGtttttttggtgttttgtTTATCATCGTTATTGTTGCTTCTGTTgctgtttttattattatctacaCAGATGTTTCATGTGTTGTTCTGAGTTTGCTTCTCTTTCGTGTGTAATAAGTATGCCATATTGAACATGTCCTccaacattaataattaatggtTTTCATTTTGTCTCAACAGAAACTTGAATGGGAAACTTTATCTGTTGATCTCCTGCCTCATCCTGATATGTTCGCTGATGGTAGCATAGCACGCTCTAATGAGGGAGCAAGTCACAGAGATGAGGATGGTGCTAAAAGGGCTTTCTTTGGTGGGGAGCGCTTCATTGAAGGAATATCTGCGCAGGCTTATGTAATGCAACTTAAACATTTGTAATTGTTTCttgatgaatttttctttttcccaaatttcttgTAGGATACTAGATAGCGTGGTCCAGCTTTTTTATAGGATCTGTTGGTACTGACCCTGTAATTTTGTTCAGATCACCGTGCAGAGGACAGAATTGAACAGTCCACTTGGGCTTGAGGTTCAGTTGCATGTTACAGAAGCTGTCTGTCCTGCATTAAGTGAGCCAGGTATCAAAGTGGCAAGTCTTCCACTCCTTATCTCCGCACTGTTGGAATGATTCAAGTGGCTAATCATAGCATTGTGATTTCTGTGCAGGATTACGTGCTCTTCTGCGCTTCTTGTCTGGTCTGTATGTTTGTCTAAATAGAGATGATGTTGATCTAACAACCCAACAGGTATTAAGTTGCATTCCTTAAACATAACATATTTTGTTATAGATAAATCTCAAGGAAATTGTATCTAACttcttctatttatatttaatccTGATAGCTATCTACTGAAGCCGCTGGTCGTTCTCTAGTCTCAATTGTTGTGGACCACATATTTCTCTGCATCAAAGATGCTGGTTCGTTTCTCTGTGTTCTGAgtttcttattcttttatccttttattCGCATATTTTTGTAGGTTCTACATTTCTTTAATCCACAAAGCTATTCTTATACAACCGTTTGTGATagtttttgacattttttctTAGTCCAGATTGATACGGTTTAAATACTTTTTAACAATGATGTACTTACAGAGTTTCAGCTCGAGCTTTTGATGCagtcactttttttttcacggGTATTGTTCCTTGACACAAATGTCTAATATGTTGATGATGTTTAATTAGTTTCCTGATGTAAAAATTTGTTGCTAAAAGATTTATCACATTTCAAGAAATATATGATTGATGGCAAACAACTGCGTGTCTGTCTCTAAATGATGTATGATTAATACTAGTAATCAACAGTAGAGAAACATGGGAATATGAATTGCTGAACATGTAGCTTGAACATTTAAACCTATCACTACTTTGATTCCCTTCCCATTTTACCTTAAGGAACTGTAACTCAAAAGTGTATAGGTCTGTCATTACATcctttgaaattaaagtttacTTGGAGCTGCTTTCTAGGTGGCTTATATGCTCTTCGTCTAGTTTGGTTTTAGATAGGCAAAGATCCGCTACAGGGACCAAACCTCTGCCTTTTGACTGATAGTCTGAGAAATAAAGATGACCTTTCCTGTAGTTTGGATTCGTTCCCCGTCATGGTTCTTTGAAATCATAAGTATATTGTGCTTGTTAACTGCACTGTGGGTGCTATGCCATGTTTTCCTAGCTGTCTAAACCTCTgccttttgagttttgaccGATAGCTTGAGAAATAAAGATGACCTTTCCTGTAGTTTGGATTCGTTTCCCTTCGTGGTTCTTTGAAACCATAATTATATTGTGCTTGTTAACTGCACTGTGGGTGCTATGCCATGTTTTCCTAGCTGTCTGAGAACTTATGATAGGATATACTTTTATGCAGGCAACTGTTTCTGATGGAGAAACTGCTAGTAACTTGACTAAGATTACAGTTGCTGGCCTTTTTTTAAGGTAAACTCATTGTCTCATAATTGTTTAGAAATTTGATGCTGATGAATTTACTTAGATGCTCTCTTTTTGGTTTCTGTTATGTCTCTGGGTATCTTGTGCTGCATGTTGCTCTCATTCTATTGTTTGCATTGTTTAACTTTAGACCTTAAAATGCAGAAGATACCTAAAGCTATGCAGGAAAAAATGGAATACATTATATATAGTAACTTTGTTGATACGagccttttttatttttcactaatATACTTGGTCTCGGATAAAAAATACATCATATATAGTATCATCTGATATCTATAGAAGTTTCAGATTCGGTTTGTGCTAAGTTCCACCCTCCTCTCTgccattatatatatatatattccccTGCAGCTGACTTGATGGCATCATGTGAGTGGATTCTAATTACGATGTGAATGACTAAAATGCAGGGATACCTTTTCACGCCCTCCAAGTACTTTGGTGCAACCATCTATGCAGGCTGTCTCAGAAGATCTTGTGCTTATTCCTGACTTTGgtattgaataatttgttgGATGCGACAGAGcaattaagtttaattttatatattgttcGTCAGATTCaacatttatcatttaaaGCTGATCCATTTCTCATTTGACTGCTTGAACAGCTAAGGATTTTTGCCCTGTTATATGTCCACTGGGTGACCAGCAGTGGCAGATAAATAAGGGTGTTCCTTTGATATGCCTTCATACGCTTCAGGTCAAGCCTTCCCCAGCCCCGCCTTCTTTTGCTTCACGGACGGTTATCAGCTGCCAGCCACTTATGGTATGCTACAACAACTTTATTGATTGAATTCTTTCCATTTATTTGTATCTGGCCATCTAATTTCTTACTATTATTTCCTATTATTTGCTCAGATTCATCTTCAGGAAGAATCCTGTTTGAGGATATCTTCCTTTTTAGCTGATGGCATTCTTGTCAACCATGGTGCCGTGTTACCTGATTCTTCAGTTAACTCCCTTGCATTCTATCTTGAGGACTTAGACATTACTGTTCCTTTGGACATGAATAAATTGGATAATCATGCTCGTCAGAGAAACCTTACAGCACATAGCTCCTTTGCTGGAGCAAGACTTCATATTAAGAAGTTGTTCTTTTCAGAGTCACCTTCCCTAAAACTAAGGTTACTACACCTCGAGAAAGATCCTGCTTGCTTTTGTTTGTGGGAGGATCAACCAATTGATGCTAGCCAGAGGAAATGGACAGCTGGAGCATCACACCTTAGTTTATCTCTGGAAACATGTACTAGTATAACTGGATCTCAAAACTCTAATTCAGGCTTGTGGAAATGTGTTGAGCTGAAAGATGCTTGTATTGAGGTAGCTATGGTGTCTGCTGATGGGAAACCATTAACAGTTGTTCCTCCTCCAGGTGGTGTTGTCAGAATAGGGGTTGCCTGTCAGcaatatttatcaaacacttccGTTGAGCAGTTATTCTTTGTCCTTGACATCTATACATACTTTGGGAGAGTCAGTGAAAAGATTGTCCGagttggaaaaaataaaagtgcaATGAAAAGTGGTAATGAATCTTTGGGCGTGAAGTTGATGGAGAATGCTCCTAATGATACTGCTGTAAGTTTAGCAGTGAAGGACCTTCAACTTAGATTTCTGGAACCTTCTTCCATGAATATTGAGGGAATGCCTCTGGTTCAGTTTGTTGGGGAAGATATGTTCATCAAAGTTACTCATAGAACCCTTGGTGGTGCAGTTGCAGTTTCATCCACTATACTTTGGGAGAGTGTTGAGGTGGACTGTGTGGACACTGAGGAAAACTTGCCACATGAAAATGGTATACTTTTACCTCCTAGTGAAAGCTGTCCTCAGGACATTGGGAATGGCTACCCTCAGCTAAGAGCAGTATTTTGGGTTCACAAGAAAGGGAAGCATCGATTGAATGACAGTGCATATGCGATGCCTTTTCTGGATATGAGCATGGTACACGTTATACCTCTAAGTGAAGGGGATAGAGAGTGTCATAGTTTGAGCTTATCGGCTTGTATTTCAGGTGTTCGCCTTGGTGGAGGAATGAACTACGCTGAAGCCCTACTTCACCGATTTGGAATACTTGGACCTGATGGCGGTCCTGGAGAGGGGCTGTCTAAAGGGATCGAGCATTTATCGGAAGGGCCACTGTCAAAACTTTTCAAAGCGTCACCTCTCAGTGTTGAAGATGTAGGAGAGGGTATGGAACAAATTGTATAGACAAAAATGTTTGGTTGTAATTTTTCATGTAAATGAGTGATGCTGTTTTGTACCTATTTGTCATACTATTTGCACTGCTCTTATTGTTGTGTCTTTTCTTCAGGTAGAAATTCATTAGATGGGAAAGATGGTCTTGTGCACTTGGGATTGCCAGATGATGTTGATATATGTGTAGAATTGAAAGACTGGTTATTTGCCCTTGAAGGTGCCCAGGAGATGGAAGAAAGGTGTTGTTTATCCAGTCAAGAAGTGAGCAGGGAAGAGAGGTCTTGGCACACAACTTTCCAGAGTGTGCGAGCAAAAGCTAAAAGTATTCCGAGGCAAGGAAAACCATATGGAACCCAGAGACACCCTGTGGAATTGGTTACAGTAAGGATTTCACcttctctttttcatttttcttctttaggattttatttcatttttcttatgaaGGTGGAAGCATAATTAAGAgcaaaattatgtaaaaatgttaaatttaattaagcaaATTTTTAGTCTTATCCTTGCAAATCATTATAAACAATTTCTGTCATTGTGTTAGGACTATCTTGGAAGCAGAGCATTATGAGATGCAGtcatagtttaatttttcctGATTTGAAATAAGTCTTTAATAGGTGGGGGGTTATAAGTGGGCTTGTCCCAACAACTTTACTGAAACGGATATACTTGAAATAGTTACTatgaagctttttttttttttcaaaaagaaaaattggagGCACAACCGCTTCTACCCCCTCCCTCACCACCCCCCCCGGGTCTAATGGCAACCCAATCCCTCCCTGCCTGCAAGGGGGGTTCGAACCCCAGGCCTCTTGTTTTCAACAcgagattttaatatttcaactaGATGGCACTGACGAGGCACGGCTTACTTGGTTCACTGTaacatttgtttttgttataattttgttaagaaTGTTCCATAGTGTCCATTGATTATGTTTAGTTACACACCAGACCTCTTGTTTTCAACACATGAGATTTTACCATCTCAATTAGATGGCACTCATGAGACACAACGAATTTGGTTCACTGTAGCATTTGTTTTTGTGAGAATTTTGTTATTGATATGCTTCATACTGTCCGTTGATTACATTTTCTTATACATGTAAGTAGAATTTTGGTCAGATATGGTCGAATTATGGGATTGGAAGCTTTTTCTTCTCCGTTTTGACACTTCAGACATGAATAGCTTAGTTGTGCTTGAGGTCAATTCAAGACAGACAGAATTGCAGAGATgtctttcttatttaattgatttaatgaCAGAATTATATTCATGTCTCTATGTTATTTCTAATTGACATTTTACATGATAAATGATAATGCATGTAGGTCAGTGTGGATGGCCTGCAGACCTTGAAGCCTCAGGTCCAAAAGGATTTACAACCTGGTGTCTTACCTGCAAATGGAATCAAAGAAAGTGCTGGCTCATCTGGTGGTATAAATGTTGAAATTCGTATGGTGATATCGGAGGACAATGCTGAGAATGAAATGGACAAATGGATGGTGGAGAACTTGAAATTCTCTGTTAAGGAACCGGTACTGGGATATGAACTTTCTAGGTTTGGTTGCTGCCACTTATCTTAATGGATCTTTTTGTATGATGGTAATTTTTGTGCTGCAGATTGAGGCCATTGTTACCAAGGATGAGGTTGAACACCTTGCTTTTTTGTGCAAGTCTGAAGTTGAGTCAATGGGTCGAATTGCTGCTGGAGTCTTAAGGTTACTCAAGCTGGAAAAGACAATCGGCCAGTCTGCCATAGATCAACTGGGCAACCTTGGTATGGTTGATCTAATAACATTCTTATCAATTTTGTTCTGGACTAGCATTGCATCATTCTTCAATttgtttgattgaaaatattgGTCCTTTGTGGATTTGAATGTACAAAAAGTACTCAAGTTTTATAGCAAGCGGACAGAATTTAATTTGAGGTAGAGTTTGTTGAAATTGGGTTAACCTGTTCTAATTGATTAGGACATGAAACTGAAATAATTGGTAGTACATATTATTTGACTACCTTATGCTAAGCTTTctagaataaataataaaaagtggTTGATGCATGGGTGCGTTtcgaataaaaaatgattatgtaTATTGAACAGGAAAagataaattctcattttgagTTGTGCTTTCTAGTCGGTTGTGGTTAATCTCCATAGTCTAGGTAGCTATTTTTTCCGCTGATGGTTAGGGATTTATTTACAACTATTGACTTGCAGGTAGTGGGGGATTTGACAAGATTTTCTCCCCACATCTCAGCCGGCGTAGCAGTGGTCAAAGTATCGGACAATTCTCATTGGAAAATTCGGTTACTAAAAGTTCACATACATCATTAGAATCAACTCTGACTTCACTTGAAGAGGCAGTTTCAGATTCTCAGGCCAAGTGTGCTGCTTTGGTAACTAACTTAGGTAGTACAGAATATTCTTCAGATCATCTGGCCAGTATTAATCAACTCAGAGAGAAAATAGAAAGTATGCAGAGTTTATTGACGCAATTGCGTTCTCAAATTTAGTTGCTCCCACTgcttggaaaagaaaatgccTTTTTCTGCTATTCCTCGATGCACAATTTTGGGTTAAAAAGGATACAGATCATATAGTTCCCCCCACATTCTTTTGTGTAAATAGTATACATGTAATAGCGTGTTAAGTACATGTAATTGTCGGGCAGAAGAGAAAGCTGTTCATAGGGCCCGGAATTTTGTATCATttagattgattttttttgtcccCCCCTCtgcaatatatattttttttaaacggaGATCTTGGTGCGTCGCCTAAGTCGTTCATTTCTGTATGTTGTAGTTGAAAATTGAATACAAATAGagtattgtttttttaatacattagtGTAGTCAGAATTTTGTATTTACTAAACCCAGGGATACCagaaattttctattaatgtGATGGTATGTTTGCTAATGAAACACAGCatccattttaaaataattattctaaatGCATGCAATGCTAGAGACCAAATGTGACCTACGAAGCAGCAAGAGGAGGAAGACGTTGAATTCTTGTATCAATTAATCCAAATTGACAACACTCTTTAGTTGCAGATACCCGGGACGAAAAAGGggaacaatataattttaattcacaAAGGTGCAAAAAGTTCGGCCCTGCTCGTGCATGTTGCATCCCGGGCCGATCACAGTAGGGGTAATAATCGCCCGTTTGGGTCTGATATCCTGCAGGTGAATGATAATTCCACTCTCCATCATATGAGAATTCTAGAAGTTGATATCTTGATTTGCACATTTTGACTCATTTTTAAGTAGCATGACTATGAATCACCAATATTACAATGATTGACAGTTCATGCAACTATCTCATGTTATACACAAATATGATGTCGCTAAAGGTATCGTTTGCCTGTAAGTCCAAGAAGTCCTGCCATGCATCAACTTGATTAACCAAACGACCACGGAAAcataactaataatattagaacATAACTAAACAACATTGATATATTACCCCAAaactaaaacaacaaaatgagGATCCGATAGACCCATTTGGGTAGACTTCTTAAGTCGGTATAGCATCCCAGCGCCATATTGCTCCATCCTCACAACAGCTGAGAATGGTGCTGcagcaaagaaaaaataagttatttgtaGCAAATGAGTTTGTTTagcattaataataacatCATAACACATTAGAAGAGGACAGAGTTGTGTTTGGGTGTTTCCAGAGCATTTCTCCCTTCCATTTACTTTGTACCATGTGTATATCGCCATTTTCTTGATTGGTTGAAAGACGCACATCACAAAAAGTGAATGGGAAATGAGCAATGCACCAAGAGCACCCAAGATTTTCTTAAGGAAAACCGTATGTTCAAGTTACCTTCCATCATAGGACATGGCAGTCTGTCTAATGGGAGATTTTGACTGAGCATGAGACAGCCTGAAATGTATAATAGGATGTAAGGCCATCAATATACAGATTGCGGGTTGTATTTGACATGCAGGGAAAAGCTTATCAACCTTGCAATTAGAACAGGGGGGCTACTTTGTAGCTCCCAAACAAAAATCTTCCCTTCTCTATTCCCTGGCAGTCAAAGCACCGAGAGTTGATTTCAGCAACACAATATCTTCGAGAATATAAAGCTCATGTGCATATACTATTGAATTTCACAAGTATTTATGCAAAATTCAATGTGCAGTTGCACCAATAAGATGCATCTGAGTACATGCATACAATAAAGACCACAGAGAGAACAACTAAAGCCTAACAATACCTATGGCAGCTGCATTGTAATGAAAATCACAGGAAAACTTGATGAACCAGATATCACACTCTGGGACAGGGTATTTCTGAAGTATGTCAGCTGTACCCTAAGCGGGaaacacccaaaaaaaaaaaaattcataacagcaaaaattaatgaaatggATTCCAAGTGGTCAACATAAACAAGCATTGTAtagtaaataaaagtaaaaatattaaaaaaagaaaaaaagatgcaTCAGTACAAAATTgctattaaattacaaaaatagacAGACTCTAAAGCAAAAGTACTAAGGTCTTCTAACCTCCCCCGGCGACTGTTCCTTCATTTTTGGTTCCCACAATACAATTTCATTGTCCACACTCTGCAATCATGCAAATGAGACCACTAAAAATGTAAGAATAGACAGAGTACGAATTCCTGAATTCTAAGAAAACCATATGCACAGAATATGCCTGGAATCAATGTCCAAGTAAGCATAGGTACAATAGTTAAAAGACAACAAAAACACCAAGTATGACCAAATATCATCATCCACtctaattttagtttaatcaAGTCACTCTAAAAGAGATTGACCAACTTCAcctttgataaaataaaatcaccaAGCCACCGATTACAGTCAACATAATTTGAATGAACTGATGCTATGAAGACCTGAAAAAGAGAAGAGTCATCTTACACACATGCCCATTTCTTATGTATTAAAAgtgaaaggaaaaatgaaactaAACTTACAGGGAATTGTACATATTTTGTGGGAAATTTTGAAGGAAGATCTGTCCATGTGAATGATTTCTCTACATATGTCCAGAACTCTGCAAGAAGGTTCTCGGAAAggcaaataagaaaaaaattagcattGATAATTGAATGATGTATGCTTAACTGTAAGTAGGACGTATGTCCTGCCTGCCTGACAGTTTAATCAAACATATTCGTAGTATGAGGATCCTGGACCTATCCCAACCACCCCCATAACCACCCAAATTCTCAGATGAAATGCTCAAATACATCTTTCTAAGATCTTGGCAACATAAATGATCAAAAAATTTCTGCAGATAGAATGAtaaggaaaaaagataaattcttAAGGAAAAGGCCTCCTCCAATTCATGATGACTAAAACCTCAAATTTGACTGGACTTTGTGATACATcatatagaaatataaatgcCAAGTAAAGAGTACAGATAATGATAGGGAATAATCTTCATACATGTGTTTCAAGTCTTCAgaatccccccccccccccccgcaccacacaacacacaaaaaaaaaaaaaaaaatccagagTTCTAGCTGAATGTAATAACCCCATCATATGCTTAGAAGACTACTACAAAACAACAATTAGTTTAAACTATAAAGTATACTGACCTTTCATTGACCAAATCTTGACAGTGTTGTCCATGCCACAACTTGCAATGCGATAGATATCTGAAGGATGAAAGTCCTGCAGGACAGCAACAGTACCATTGGCTAATGATTTCTGTAATCTATTAAAtctaaaagagaaataataatagaacataattatattatgctTACCACGCTCAAAACTTCATTACGGTGACCCCCAGCACCAGCAAAtatcaaaatgcatattccagtTTGCACATTCCAGAGACGAACTGATTCATCCTGGCCAACTCTTAAACAATTAGATCTAATAAAcaataacaaacatattaaagacaaactactaataataattactttgCTTGCAGACACCACAAGTGAGGGTTTCAGTGGCTGGGTCCTGATTTCATTTATTGAATCCCCATGGCCAACAAAACTCTGCACATACGGGAGCATGTAGTTAGACAGAAGAAGGATAAATCAGAAAATTCATTATCGGATGGACATTTATCATGCACATGAAGACATTTCTAAAATATGCCTTCACATTATAAATACTTTAGAGagtgaaatatatatatatataaccatcATTGTTCAGTTCCCCATTTCCGATAGACTACAATTTTTAAGTGACTACAGAAGCTGCCAAGAAGCACTTCTCAAGCTAGGATGCTTAAAATAACAATCTCTACCTTGTGAAGTTTCTCATTACTGACATCAATTACTCGGATGATACCATTGATGCCTCCTGCCACTAAGAAGGGGATCCCATCCACATTGCAAGCCCAGCTCACAGTATAAAATGACTCTTCCTTCTGATCTACATAGCACATGGAATTCCCAATTGTTCTTTAACTAATATTTTCCAAACTCACACATCTGCACTAAACTAGAGCtcaattcaataaaatcaGTTCAATGAGTGGTGAATCCTCTTACATCTTCATCAACATAAGACTGCAATGCTGCAATAACACCCCCCTCAAGACATTGGTATACAGTTACCTGTGACAACATCAAGCAACAAtttcacaaataaataaattaaatccgAAACTGCCATTTTTAAAGCACTATTTGGCTAAACAATTTTctggaaagaaaaatcaataaaattttaaagctttgaacggcaaattttttttcttttaatgtttttattcaGACCTAATGAAGAATAATTAACTCTAATTAGACCTCAAACAAGCTTGAATagtgaaaacaataatttaacgCCGACAAATGAatagtttttataataaaaaacgCAAAGGCTActtaaaacaacaataaaaagaaatacaaaatgaagaaaagttACGCGATTTCCACCGACGGTGGCGAAGACGTTGAAGTAGCGGGAGTCGATGAAGTTGAAAACGACGGCGTACAAAGGACGCTTGCCTTCTTGGAGCTTATTAGTGACTCTGTACTCGCGTTTTTTCGACGGCGTTAGTGATCCTACCAGTGGCTCGCAGCCGATCGCAGTCCTCGCCATCCTGCGCACGTTAGCACCCGTCACTGCGTAACCTATGCAAGAAAACCACTGAAGCGTTTCGTCGATGTATTCTGGggatatttttgtaaagcaaTGTTTACCTTTGATATAAagttaattatgaaaaattttccgACATATCATCTACGTCATAATTTATAAACGATAGCTCATACTACCGACGTTTTCTCCTGGGTTGGGAAaggtttaaaacaaaaaaaacttacatGGCATCTATAGGCGGAAAATACAAACGACTTGTCATGTCCGTTTAATAAATTGTACGTATTGTCAACTATATGACATCTTTATAAACGGCAGGTCATACAAATTTTTCTGCGGACTGAAAATTATATGATATGTCATCTGTTTTGTCAATTTTTACACGACTAGTCATAtattttgatcaatttataAACCACGTGTCGTacagtaaatttaaaatttgtactCATTAATATCATTCACAAAGTAATTATGAGTGTCAagtaattgataaattaatattggaacatttaatttcattctaagtaaattcaattaatcaaAGTCCAATCTTAAGTTACACAAAACACGAGATaatgttaaatataatttgattcaattttatctaattcaattCAGTCAATTCACTCTAAATCACCAAATCTACccttaaaattgttttctgaattttaatatagatttaattttaaaggcCATTTGccaaaataaaaccaaaattcAGTAGTTGACTAATTCTTGATATAGATATTTTGCATAACAagtgttctttttctttacttcaTCTGAAACTATCAACAGCATGTAAACAAATATCGTTGATCTTATCTTCTAGCTTGAGCTCAAAACATTCATGGCTGCCACATTCTTTCCCTTCCTCTCTCAACCAAACTCCCCTCTCTTTAACCATTTCACCTCAAAAAATCAAACCAGCAGAAACCCATCACAGAGAAGCTACAATAGCATCAAATGCAGCAACACTTCAAACAACTCAACTCCAGTCCCAGCTCAGCCTGAAGATGAAAGTTTCCCTTCTCCATATCCAAACTCCATTGCAACAGAAAGCTCAGATACATTTCCCATCGAAAAGCGAAGAAAATCGGAGATCCTACGTGAAAGAAGAGCAAGAACCGGCCTTGTGAAACCAGAACCGCCAAACTTTGAAGTTGGTTggaaaagaaccaaagagatAAGCTTAGAGAAGCCAATAGGGTTTGTGATAATGGACTTCTTGGAGAAGTTACAAGGGTTGATGGAGAGAGACTACGGGTCGACTGCGCTTTTGGCAAAAGTTGGAGAGTTAGTTGCAGAGAGAGCAAGAGAAGAAGCAGAGGTGTTGAGAGATGAAGGGAAAGTGGAGGAG from Citrus sinensis cultivar Valencia sweet orange chromosome 9, DVS_A1.0, whole genome shotgun sequence carries:
- the LOC102606947 gene encoding uncharacterized protein LOC102606947, encoding MESIIARALEYTFKYWLKSFSRDQFKLQGRTAQLSNLDINGDALHASMGLPPALHVTTAKLGKLEIILPSSVSNVQIEPIVLQVDRLDLVLEENPDKDACNYASSTPTPTGSSKGSGYGFADKIADGMTLQVNTVNLLLVTRGGAQRDGGASWTPPMASITIRNLVLCTTNENWQVVNLKEARDFSLNKKFIYVFKKLEWETLSVDLLPHPDMFADGSIARSNEGASHRDEDGAKRAFFGGERFIEGISAQAYITVQRTELNSPLGLEVQLHVTEAVCPALSEPGLRALLRFLSGLYVCLNRDDVDLTTQQLSTEAAGRSLVSIVVDHIFLCIKDAEFQLELLMQSLFFSRATVSDGETASNLTKITVAGLFLRDTFSRPPSTLVQPSMQAVSEDLVLIPDFAKDFCPVICPLGDQQWQINKGVPLICLHTLQVKPSPAPPSFASRTVISCQPLMIHLQEESCLRISSFLADGILVNHGAVLPDSSVNSLAFYLEDLDITVPLDMNKLDNHARQRNLTAHSSFAGARLHIKKLFFSESPSLKLRLLHLEKDPACFCLWEDQPIDASQRKWTAGASHLSLSLETCTSITGSQNSNSGLWKCVELKDACIEVAMVSADGKPLTVVPPPGGVVRIGVACQQYLSNTSVEQLFFVLDIYTYFGRVSEKIVRVGKNKSAMKSGNESLGVKLMENAPNDTAVSLAVKDLQLRFLEPSSMNIEGMPLVQFVGEDMFIKVTHRTLGGAVAVSSTILWESVEVDCVDTEENLPHENGILLPPSESCPQDIGNGYPQLRAVFWVHKKGKHRLNDSAYAMPFLDMSMVHVIPLSEGDRECHSLSLSACISGVRLGGGMNYAEALLHRFGILGPDGGPGEGLSKGIEHLSEGPLSKLFKASPLSVEDVGEGRNSLDGKDGLVHLGLPDDVDICVELKDWLFALEGAQEMEERCCLSSQEVSREERSWHTTFQSVRAKAKSIPRQGKPYGTQRHPVELVTVSVDGLQTLKPQVQKDLQPGVLPANGIKESAGSSGGINVEIRMVISEDNAENEMDKWMVENLKFSVKEPIEAIVTKDEVEHLAFLCKSEVESMGRIAAGVLRLLKLEKTIGQSAIDQLGNLGSGGFDKIFSPHLSRRSSGQSIGQFSLENSVTKSSHTSLESTLTSLEEAVSDSQAKCAALVTNLGSTEYSSDHLASINQLREKIESMQSLLTQLRSQI
- the LOC102631462 gene encoding polycomb group protein FIE1, translating into MARTAIGCEPLVGSLTPSKKREYRVTNKLQEGKRPLYAVVFNFIDSRYFNVFATVGGNRVTVYQCLEGGVIAALQSYVDEDKEESFYTVSWACNVDGIPFLVAGGINGIIRVIDVSNEKLHKSFVGHGDSINEIRTQPLKPSLVVSASKDESVRLWNVQTGICILIFAGAGGHRNEVLSVDFHPSDIYRIASCGMDNTVKIWSMKEFWTYVEKSFTWTDLPSKFPTKYVQFPVFIASVHSNYVDCNRWLGDFILSKSVDNEIVLWEPKMKEQSPGEGTADILQKYPVPECDIWFIKFSCDFHYNAAAIGNREGKIFVWELQSSPPVLIARLSHAQSKSPIRQTAMSYDGSTILSCCEDGAIWRWDAIPT
- the LOC102631151 gene encoding protein CHLORORESPIRATORY REDUCTION 41, chloroplastic: MAATFFPFLSQPNSPLFNHFTSKNQTSRNPSQRSYNSIKCSNTSNNSTPVPAQPEDESFPSPYPNSIATESSDTFPIEKRRKSEILRERRARTGLVKPEPPNFEVGWKRTKEISLEKPIGFVIMDFLEKLQGLMERDYGSTALLAKVGELVAERAREEAEVLRDEGKVEERMVTELSRVLRLMEMDMAMVKAAVKEETLSERLEQAKARCRQAILVANSF